One genomic segment of bacterium includes these proteins:
- a CDS encoding glutamate-5-semialdehyde dehydrogenase, with amino-acid sequence MSMKEEIIELAKRTKEASRMIANLSREVKDKALNQMADALMEDENRARIKQANQLDLKAGKEAGLSTALMDRLLLTDDRIADMAEGLREVAALPDPVGEITGMWRRPNGLEIGRMRVPLGVVGIIYEARPNVTADAAGLCLKSGNAILLRGGKEAINSNRAIAKVLAEAGAKAGLPEHGISIIETTDRAAVAEMLKLDEYIDVIIPRGSQPMIKSILEMSRVPVISHGAGNCHTFVDESADLEKAVKIAINAKVQRPGVCNAMETLLVHSRIANTFLPEASGHLMKAGVELRGCSRTREILPEIKAATEEDYETEYLDLILAVRIVDSLDEAIEHITLYGTGHSEAIVTESYQNARRFLREVDASSVFVNASTRLADGHQYGLGAEIGISTQKLHARGPMGLAELTSTKFIVLGEGQIRN; translated from the coding sequence ATGTCTATGAAAGAAGAGATCATAGAGTTAGCTAAGCGGACGAAAGAAGCCTCAAGGATGATAGCAAATCTCTCGCGTGAAGTAAAGGATAAGGCCCTTAACCAAATGGCTGATGCCCTGATGGAAGATGAAAATCGGGCCAGGATCAAACAGGCCAACCAGCTTGATCTTAAGGCCGGGAAGGAGGCCGGGCTTTCTACCGCCCTTATGGACAGGCTTTTATTGACCGATGACCGGATAGCCGATATGGCCGAAGGTCTAAGAGAAGTGGCGGCCCTGCCGGATCCGGTGGGAGAGATTACCGGCATGTGGCGGCGGCCGAATGGCCTTGAGATAGGACGTATGCGGGTGCCTCTTGGTGTAGTGGGAATCATTTACGAGGCCAGGCCCAACGTCACGGCTGATGCCGCCGGACTCTGTCTCAAGTCTGGAAATGCCATCCTGCTAAGGGGAGGCAAAGAGGCCATAAATTCTAATCGGGCTATTGCCAAAGTCCTGGCCGAGGCCGGAGCCAAGGCCGGTCTGCCGGAACATGGGATTTCGATTATCGAAACCACCGACCGGGCGGCCGTGGCAGAGATGCTTAAATTAGACGAATACATAGACGTAATTATCCCCCGAGGGAGTCAGCCGATGATTAAGAGCATTCTGGAGATGTCCAGGGTTCCGGTTATTTCTCACGGGGCCGGCAACTGTCATACCTTTGTGGATGAGAGCGCTGATCTGGAAAAGGCCGTCAAGATTGCCATCAATGCCAAGGTGCAGCGTCCGGGGGTATGCAATGCTATGGAGACCTTACTGGTCCACTCAAGGATAGCCAATACCTTCCTCCCTGAGGCATCTGGCCACCTTATGAAGGCAGGGGTTGAGCTTCGGGGTTGTTCCAGAACAAGGGAGATTCTGCCTGAAATAAAAGCGGCGACCGAGGAGGATTACGAAACCGAATATCTGGACCTCATTCTGGCCGTAAGAATAGTTGACAGCCTGGATGAGGCCATTGAACATATCACCCTCTACGGAACCGGTCACTCAGAGGCCATTGTGACTGAAAGCTATCAGAATGCCAGACGTTTCCTGCGAGAGGTGGATGCCTCCAGTGTCTTTGTCAATGCCTCCACCCGATTGGCCGATGGCCACCAATACGGGCTGGGGGCTGAGATAGGTATCTCGACCCAGAAACTGCACGCCCGTGGCCCAATGGGGCTTGCTGAGCTTACTTCGACTAAATTTATTGTCCTCGGAGAGGGACAAATTAGAAATTAG